The Streptomyces sp. RKND-216 genomic sequence AGGGGCGGATCCTGGCCGGCCCCGAGGACGTACGGGACGAACTGTGGGCGGTGGACGGCCGCGTCACCTACGAGCCCCCCGCCGCAGGGTCGGGCCTGGAGCCCGTCGTGGTTTACGGCTGGGCCCTTCCCGGCCTGGTCGACGCACACTGCCACGTGGGCCTGGACGCGCACGGCCCGGTGGACGACTCCACCTCGGAGAAGCAGGCGCTGGCCGACCGGGAGGCGGGCACCCTGCTGATCCGCGACGCCGGGTCGCCCTCGGACACGCGCTGGGTCGACGACCGCGAGGATCTGCCGCGGATCATCCGGGCCGGCCGGCACATCGCCCGGACCCGACGCTACATACGCAACTACGCCCACGAGATCGAACCGGGAGACCTCGCCGCCTACATCCGGCGCGAGGCCCGGCGCGGGGACGGCTGGGTGAAGATCGTCGGCGACTGGATCGACCGCACCGAGGGCGACCTCTCGGCGTGCTGGCCGCGCTGGGCCGTGGAGGAGGCGATCGAGGCCGCGCACGCCGAGGGGGCCCGGATGACCGCCCACTGCTTCGCCGAGGACTCGCTGCGGGACCTGGTGGAGGCCGGGATCGACTGCATCGAGCACGCCACCGGGCTGACCGAGGACACCATCCCGCTGTTCGCCGAACGGGGCGTCGCCATCGTGCCGACGCTGGTCAACATCGCGACCTTCCCGCACCTGGCGTCCGGGGGCGAGGCCAAGTTCCCCCGCTGGTCGGACCACATGCGACGGCTGCACGCCCGCCGCTACGACACCGTCCGCTCCGCCTACGACGCCGGCATCCCGGTCTTCGTCGGCACGGACGCCGGGGGCGCGCTGCCGCACGGTCTGGTGGCCAGGGAGGTCGAGGAACTGGTCAAGGCGGGCATCCCGCCGCTGGCCGCGCTGTCCGCCACCACCTGGGGCGCACGCGAGTGGCTGGGCCGGCCGGTCCTGGAGGAAGGCGCCCCGGCCGACCTGGTGCTGTACGACTCCGACCCCCGGGAGGACGTGCGGGTGCTGGCCGGGCCCCGCCGGGTGGTGCTGCGGGGACGCATCATCCAGTAGCGGCGGCGGAGACGGCAGGGGCGGGGGGAAGACCGCGGCGACGGAAGAATCGTGCATACGTCCACAAGCCCCACGTGTGGGTGAATCTCTGCTCTTGCGCCTCTCGGGTGACCGGTGTGCGTCAACGATGTGCTGGTCTCCGTCACCGGCACGAGCGACCCCCGGAGGGGTGTGCCGGTTGACACCAGCACCTTCGTGGGGGTTTCACACCGTGAACACAGCTGCACGCAGTCTGCTCGCCGCCGCCGTCCTGGTGTCGGCCGGCACCGCACCCGCGCATGCCACGGGCAGCGACGACGGCCGCCGGGCGGGGGACGAGGGCGCCGCGAGCGCCACCGTGCTCCGCGCCGCGCTCGACGTCGGGCTGCTGAACAAGACCGTCGACGTCCCGCTGACCAGCACCCTGAACGAGGTCACCACCCGGGACGGTGGTGGCACCGAACGCCGCACGGCGCTCACGGCGCGGCTCGACGGCGTGCAGGGCGGCGAGCCCTTCAGCGTGCTCCGGGCACAGGTCGCAGACGCCGAGGCGGGACACGACGCGTCGAAGAGCTGGGGTGCCGTCACCCTGGCCGACGCCAGGGTGCACGTACCGGGGCTGCCGCTGCTCTCCGTGGTCGAACTGGAGAAGGTCACCGCGCGGGTGGAGTGCGCGGCCGGCGAACGTCCCGTCGCCGAGGCGAACGTGCTCGGCAGCGTGCGGGCGCTGGGCAAGCGGGTGACCCTGACCGCAGGCGGCCCGACGGTGGTGACGGTTCCCGGCGTCGGCGAGGTGCGGCTCGAACTGTCGCGCACCGACACGACCTCGCGTACGGCCGCCGCCACGGCGCTCGAACTGTCCGTGGAAGTCGACCCGCTGGACCTCGGCGTCGCGGAGGTCGCCGGCACGCTCACGGTCGCGGAGGCGACCTGCACCGCGCCGCCCGCGCCGCGCGACGAGCCGGCGCCGGAGGCGGAGGAAGAGCCGGATCCGCAGACGCAGACGGTGCCCGGCGAGAAGCGGCCCGCCGGTCCCGAACTCGCCGCCACAGGAGGCGATCCGGCCACGCACTACCTCGTCGGCGGCGCGGCGGTGCTGCTCGCCGCAGGCGCCGCGACGGTCTTCGCCCTACGCCGCCGCGGCTAGGGCTGTGGCCGGGAAGGTTTGCCGGAAAGCTCGCGGCGTCTGGTGCATGGGGTCTCCCCAGGTCCGCCAGGACCGTGGGGACGCATCGCAGGCGGAGGGTCGCAGCTCGTACCTGTCCGTACTCGCGCGATGCGACAACGCGGCGAAGTGCCATGCCAGCCAGCCGCGCCACCAACCTCACCGAACAACACAACTAGGCCCAGTCCGGCGGCTTTTCTCGGGCCGCGACGACTGGCAGGCAAGGGCGGACGTGCGGGGAGGAGGGCCGGAGACCCGCGCCCGGGGTGGCTCTCCTACAGCGTGGCGAGGGCAGTGACGAGCCGGTCGGTCGTGGCGCGGTCGCGGACCGCGATCCGCAGCCACTCCCGGCCCAGCCCCGGGAACGTGTCGCCTCTGCGCACCGCGAACCCGCGGGCCCGCAGCCGCTCCCGCACGCCGACCGCGTCGGGGTGCCGTACGAGCAGGAACGGGCCCGCCGCGGGCTCGACCGGCACCATGCGACGCTCGGGCGGCAGCGCGGCCAGCCGCGCGGTCAGGTGGGCGCGGTCTTCCGCGAAACGGTTCGCCGCGGCTTCGGCCTCTTCCAGTGCCTCCGGTGCGCAGCAGGCCTCTGCCGCGGCCAACGCGGGGGTGGAGACCGCCCACAGCGGCTGGTGCCGTGCCAGCCGGCGTACGTCTTCCGGGCCGGCGAGTACATATCCCACCCGCAGCCCGGCAAGGCCCCAGGTCTTGGTCAGGCTCCGGAGGACGACCAGCCGTCCCGGCAGTCGGCCCACCAGCGGCGCCAGCGACTCGCGTTCGCCCGGCACGGCGTCCATGAACGCCTCGTCGACGACCAGCGTGCGGCCGGGCCGGGCGAGTTCCTCCAGCACGTCGGCCGGGTGCAGGACCGAGGTCGGGTTGACGGGGTTGCCGACCACCACCAGGTCCGCGTCCGCGGGCACGTCCCCCGCGCGGAGCCGGAAGCCGTCCTCCGGCCGCAGCAGCACGCGGGCGACGGGGCGGCCGGCGTCCCGCAGTGCGGCCTCGGGCTCGGTGAACTGCGGGTGCACCACGACCGGCCGACCACCCGCCAGCGCCCGTGCCACCAGCACGAAAGCCTCCGCCGCGCCCGCGGTCAGCAGGACGCATTCGGTCGGCAGCCCGTGCCGGGCCGCCACCGCGCGCCGGGCCGCCCGTCCGTCCGGATAGGCCGCCAGCCCGTCCAGCGAGGCGGCGATCCGGGTCCGCAGCCACTCCGGCGGGGTCCCCGCCCGGACGTTGACCGCGAGGTCGGTCAGGGCCGCGCCCTCGTCACGGGTCTCCGCGTCGCCGTGGTGCCGCAGGTCCACCTCGTGGGCCCGGCCCTGCGGGGGCAGTCGGTCCCGAGGGACCGGACGGTCCGGACCGTCAGTGGGCGTCGGCATGCCCGGAGTTCCGCTCCGAGGCGTCCGCCTCCACCGAGCGGCGCCGACGGGGCACCCGTGCGCCGCAGCTGCCGCACCGCGTCTCGGGTGCCGCCGTGACCGCCTCCCGGTAGCGCTTCTCCACCAGTCCGGCCAGTCCGGCGGGTGCTCCACCGGAGCCGATCACGTCGGCGCTCACCACCGTGGTCTCGGGGTGCACCGCGGCCCAGCCCTCGGTCTGGAGCCTGATGCGCGCGGGCTGCGTGCCGGGGAAGAGGAAGTACGGCAGCACCACGATGCGCCGCGCGCCCAGCGCGCGGCAGCGGTCCAGGCCGGACGCCACATCTGGTGCCGCGTGCGACACGAACGCCGTCTCCACGCCGCCGTAGCCGCGGCCCTCCCACAGCAGCCGTGCCGCGCGGTGCACCTCGGCGTTGGCCGCCGGATCGGCAGCACCGGGGCCGACCAGCAGCACCGTCGTGGCGGCACGGTCCGCGGGCGTGCGCGCCGAACCTCCCAGAGCCTCGTCGAGCCGCTGCTCCAGCACGTCCAGCAAAGCCGGTTCGGGCCCGAGAGGACGTGCGCAGAGGTACGACGCCCCGTCGCGCAGCTCCTCCTCGCGGGCCAGCGCCGCCTCCAGGGCGCGGTCGGAGTCGCCTGCCGGCGCCAGCGTGAGCGGCAGAGCGACCACCCGGGTGGCGCCCGCCTCCGCGAGGTCGGTGACCACCCCGTCGAGCGGCGGCGGCGACTGTTTCCCGAAACCGCCGACGACGGGAAAATCCGGGTTGCGGGCGGCCAGTTCGGACAGCAGCGAACGGAAGGCGTCGGCACCGTCGTCGTCCTGAGGGCCGTGGCCGACCAGGAGAAGTGCGGGCGGGGTTGTCACGGGTGCTCCTCGGGTGTCGCGGACTCGGTGCGCTGCTGGTGAGACGTTACTCACCGCCCTGGATGGTTCGTCGCCCAGGGCCGTCCGGATGGGCGGCTGCCTCACGCCGCGGAACGCCCGGGTTCCCGCCACCGGGTGTCACCGCCGAACGCGGCCTTGCGCCCGTGGCCCGCCCGGCGGCCGGGCCACGGCGTCGCGCTCCGGCCCGGGCGGGCCCGCCCGGGCCGGAGCGCGACGCCGCCGCGGTGCCTTTCGCCACCAGCAGCCGTGCCCCCTCGCCCGAGGCCAGCAGCGCCGCCGCCTCGGCGACCGACGGCGTGCCCACCGCCTCCCGGGCCGCCCGGGAGGGGTGCGGGACGTGGACGGCGGCGAGGGCGTCCGCCGGATAGGCCCGGAGCGGCACCCCGAGCCGCCGCGCGGCGGCGAGCAGCCCGGGCTCGCCGGCCCGTACGTTCACGGTGGCCAGGGCGGCGACGCCCACCGGCCCGTCCGTGGACGCCTCCCGCAGCGCCCGGGTGACCGCCTCCCACACCTCCTCCGGCGTCGCCCCGTGCCGGGCGCCGACGCCGACGGTCACCCGGCCCACGGGCGTGGGGCGGTGGGTCACCACCGCGCGCACCGCTCGGCGAACCGGCGGGCCAGTTCCGGCGTCCCAGCCCAGTGCACGTGCAGGTAGGAGGCGTGCACGTGGCACTGGACGAAACCCTCGGTGCGGCGGGCCTGTTCGGCGGGCCGCACCAGTCCCCAGGCGGGGGCGGGCCCCGCTGCGGGGACGAGGGCGGTGCGGTGGAACTCGTGCGCCCGCACCCGGGTACCGGCCGCCGCCAGCGCGCTGTCCCCGAGCGCCACCGCTTCGCGGTAGCCGAGCGTCAGCCGGCCGGTCATCTCCGCCGACGCGTCCAGCACGCCGCACATCGGGCGGCCGTCCAGTTCCCGCGCCAGGTAGAGCAGTCCGGCGCACTCGGCGGCCACCGGCCCGCGAAACGCCGCGACGGCGTGGCGGAGCGGCGTGTTGGCGGCCAGGTCGGCGGCGTGCATCTCGGGGAAGCCGCCGCCGATCACCAGGCCGCGCGTGCCGGGCGGCAGCGCCTCGTCCCGCAGCGGGTCGAAGACGACCACCTCCGCGCCCGCCGCGTGCAGCAGTTCGGCGTGCTCGGTGTAGGAGAACGTGAAGGCCGGGCCTCCGGCGACCGCCACCACCGGGCGCGTGCCGTCGGCCACCGGATCCGGACCGCCCGCACCCGGGCCGTGGGGCCCCACCGGGGCCGTACCCACCGCGGCGGCCGCGTCCCACGGGGCAACGTCCAGCGGGGGAGCACTGCGTGCCAGCGCCAGCAGGCCCTCCAGATCGCAGCCGAGCCGCACCCGTTCGGCGAGTGCGGCCACCGACTGGAACGCGTCGGCCCGGCGTTCGGCGACCGGTACCAGGCCGAGGTGGCGGCTCGGGGTGCCTACCGCGTCCGAACGGCGCAGCGCCCCGAGCACCGGTACCCCCGCGTGGTCCAGCGCCTCCCGCAGCAGCCGCTCGTGCCGGTCGGAGGCCACCCGGTTCAGCACCACGCCGCCGATCCGCACCTGCGGGTCCCAGGACGCGAAGCCGTGCACCAGAGCCGCCACCGACCGGGACTGCGCGGAGGCGTCCACCACCAGGACGACCGGTGCCCGCAGCAGCTTGGCCACCTGTGCCGTGGACGCCAGCTCGCCTTGCCCGGACGCGCCGTCGTAGAGGCCCATCACGCCCTCCACGACGGCGAGATCGGCGTCCGCCGCGCCGTGGGCGAAGAGCGGTCCGACGAGATCGGTGCCGCACAGATAGGCGTCCAGGTTGCGGCCGGGCCGCCCGGTGGCGAGACCGTGGTAGCCGGGGTCGATGTAGTCGGGACCGACCTTGTGCGGGGAGACCTCCAGCCCCCGCTCCCGGAAGGCCGCCATCAGCCCGGTGGCGAACGTCGTCTTGCCGGCACCGGAGGAGGGCGCCGCGACGACCAGGCGCGGTACCTCGGTCATGCCCTCACCACTCGATGCCCTTCTGGCCCTTCTGCCCGGCGTCCATCGGGTGCCTCACCTTCGTCATCTCGGTGACCAGGTCCGCCGCGCCCAGCAGGTCCTGCGGCACGTTCCGGCCGGTGATCACCACGTGCTGGAAGCCGGGCCGGTCCCGCAGCACCTCGACCACTTCGGCGGCGTCCACCCAGCCCCAGTGCAGGGGGTAGGCGAACTCGTCCAGGACGTACAGCCGGTAGGTCTCCGCCGCCAGGTCGCGCCGTACCTGCTCCCAGCCCTCCCGGGCCGCGTCCTCGTTGCTCAGCGAGGTGTCCCGCCGGATCCACGACCAGCCCTCGCCCATCTTGTGCCAGTCGACCGTGCCGCCTTCGCCGGAGTCGCCCAGCACCCGCAGCGCCCGCTCCTCGCCGACCTTCCACTTGGCCGACTTCACGAACTGGAACACCCCGATCGGCCACCCCTGGTTCCAGCCGCGCAGCGCCATGCCGAACGCGGCCGTCGACTTCCCCTTGCCGGTCCCGGTGTGCACCGCCAGCAGCGGCCGGTTGCGCCGCTGGCGGGTGGT encodes the following:
- a CDS encoding amidohydrolase family protein; amino-acid sequence: MSDRGILHIKGRILAGPEDVRDELWAVDGRVTYEPPAAGSGLEPVVVYGWALPGLVDAHCHVGLDAHGPVDDSTSEKQALADREAGTLLIRDAGSPSDTRWVDDREDLPRIIRAGRHIARTRRYIRNYAHEIEPGDLAAYIRREARRGDGWVKIVGDWIDRTEGDLSACWPRWAVEEAIEAAHAEGARMTAHCFAEDSLRDLVEAGIDCIEHATGLTEDTIPLFAERGVAIVPTLVNIATFPHLASGGEAKFPRWSDHMRRLHARRYDTVRSAYDAGIPVFVGTDAGGALPHGLVAREVEELVKAGIPPLAALSATTWGAREWLGRPVLEEGAPADLVLYDSDPREDVRVLAGPRRVVLRGRIIQ
- a CDS encoding SCO1860 family LAETG-anchored protein, coding for MNTAARSLLAAAVLVSAGTAPAHATGSDDGRRAGDEGAASATVLRAALDVGLLNKTVDVPLTSTLNEVTTRDGGGTERRTALTARLDGVQGGEPFSVLRAQVADAEAGHDASKSWGAVTLADARVHVPGLPLLSVVELEKVTARVECAAGERPVAEANVLGSVRALGKRVTLTAGGPTVVTVPGVGEVRLELSRTDTTSRTAAATALELSVEVDPLDLGVAEVAGTLTVAEATCTAPPAPRDEPAPEAEEEPDPQTQTVPGEKRPAGPELAATGGDPATHYLVGGAAVLLAAGAATVFALRRRG
- the cobC gene encoding Rv2231c family pyridoxal phosphate-dependent protein CobC; protein product: MPTPTDGPDRPVPRDRLPPQGRAHEVDLRHHGDAETRDEGAALTDLAVNVRAGTPPEWLRTRIAASLDGLAAYPDGRAARRAVAARHGLPTECVLLTAGAAEAFVLVARALAGGRPVVVHPQFTEPEAALRDAGRPVARVLLRPEDGFRLRAGDVPADADLVVVGNPVNPTSVLHPADVLEELARPGRTLVVDEAFMDAVPGERESLAPLVGRLPGRLVVLRSLTKTWGLAGLRVGYVLAGPEDVRRLARHQPLWAVSTPALAAAEACCAPEALEEAEAAANRFAEDRAHLTARLAALPPERRMVPVEPAAGPFLLVRHPDAVGVRERLRARGFAVRRGDTFPGLGREWLRIAVRDRATTDRLVTALATL
- a CDS encoding sirohydrochlorin chelatase translates to MTTPPALLLVGHGPQDDDGADAFRSLLSELAARNPDFPVVGGFGKQSPPPLDGVVTDLAEAGATRVVALPLTLAPAGDSDRALEAALAREEELRDGASYLCARPLGPEPALLDVLEQRLDEALGGSARTPADRAATTVLLVGPGAADPAANAEVHRAARLLWEGRGYGGVETAFVSHAAPDVASGLDRCRALGARRIVVLPYFLFPGTQPARIRLQTEGWAAVHPETTVVSADVIGSGGAPAGLAGLVEKRYREAVTAAPETRCGSCGARVPRRRRSVEADASERNSGHADAH
- a CDS encoding cobalamin biosynthesis protein, producing the protein MTHRPTPVGRVTVGVGARHGATPEEVWEAVTRALREASTDGPVGVAALATVNVRAGEPGLLAAARRLGVPLRAYPADALAAVHVPHPSRAAREAVGTPSVAEAAALLASGEGARLLVAKGTAAASRSGPGGPARAGARRRGPAAGRATGARPRSAVTPGGGNPGVPRREAAAHPDGPGRRTIQGGE
- a CDS encoding cobyrinate a,c-diamide synthase; translation: MTEVPRLVVAAPSSGAGKTTFATGLMAAFRERGLEVSPHKVGPDYIDPGYHGLATGRPGRNLDAYLCGTDLVGPLFAHGAADADLAVVEGVMGLYDGASGQGELASTAQVAKLLRAPVVLVVDASAQSRSVAALVHGFASWDPQVRIGGVVLNRVASDRHERLLREALDHAGVPVLGALRRSDAVGTPSRHLGLVPVAERRADAFQSVAALAERVRLGCDLEGLLALARSAPPLDVAPWDAAAAVGTAPVGPHGPGAGGPDPVADGTRPVVAVAGGPAFTFSYTEHAELLHAAGAEVVVFDPLRDEALPPGTRGLVIGGGFPEMHAADLAANTPLRHAVAAFRGPVAAECAGLLYLARELDGRPMCGVLDASAEMTGRLTLGYREAVALGDSALAAAGTRVRAHEFHRTALVPAAGPAPAWGLVRPAEQARRTEGFVQCHVHASYLHVHWAGTPELARRFAERCARW
- the cobO gene encoding cob(I)yrinic acid a,c-diamide adenosyltransferase produces the protein MPKGQPDVVPDDGLTTRQRRNRPLLAVHTGTGKGKSTAAFGMALRGWNQGWPIGVFQFVKSAKWKVGEERALRVLGDSGEGGTVDWHKMGEGWSWIRRDTSLSNEDAAREGWEQVRRDLAAETYRLYVLDEFAYPLHWGWVDAAEVVEVLRDRPGFQHVVITGRNVPQDLLGAADLVTEMTKVRHPMDAGQKGQKGIEW